Proteins encoded by one window of Yersinia massiliensis:
- the garD gene encoding galactarate dehydratase, translated as MSICNSPVSNPLYIKVQDADNVAIVVNNNGLCAGTRFKCGLELIEHVPQGHKVALVDIPKGGEIIRYAEVIGLAVRDIARGGWIDESLVELPAAPALDTLPLATAVPAPLPPLEGYTFEGYRNADGSVGTKNLLAITTSVHCVAGVVDYVVNIIERTLLPKYPNVDGVVALNHLYGCGVAINAPAAVVPIRTIHNLALNPNFGGEVMVVGLGCEKLQPERLLEGTPDVQVISLDESNIVRLQDEKHVGFRSMVEDILQVAEKHLQRLNMRQRETCPASELVVGMQCGGSDAFSGVTANPAVGYASDLLVRCGATVMFSEVTEVRDAIHLLTPRAINEDVGRRLLEEMKWYDDYLETGKTDRSANPSPGNKKGGLANVVEKALGSIAKSGRSAISEVLSPGQRPTKRGLIFAATPASDFVCGTQQLASGITVQVFTTGRGTPYGLAAVPVIKMATRTDLANRWHDLMDIDAGTIATGDATIEEVGQQLFEFILDIASDRKRTWSDQWGLRNALAVFNPAPVT; from the coding sequence AGCATTTGTAATAGTCCTGTAAGCAACCCGCTTTATATTAAAGTACAGGACGCGGATAATGTTGCCATTGTCGTTAATAACAATGGGCTTTGTGCTGGCACCCGGTTTAAATGTGGTCTTGAACTGATTGAGCATGTCCCACAGGGCCATAAAGTCGCCTTGGTGGATATCCCTAAAGGCGGAGAAATTATTCGCTATGCCGAAGTCATCGGTTTAGCGGTGCGCGATATTGCTCGCGGCGGCTGGATAGACGAATCACTGGTCGAGTTACCTGCTGCGCCAGCACTGGACACCCTACCTCTGGCAACCGCCGTGCCCGCGCCATTGCCGCCACTGGAGGGTTACACCTTTGAGGGCTATCGCAATGCGGACGGCAGTGTCGGCACCAAGAATCTGCTCGCCATCACCACCAGCGTCCATTGTGTAGCGGGCGTGGTGGATTATGTGGTCAATATCATTGAACGCACGCTATTGCCGAAATACCCCAATGTCGATGGCGTGGTCGCGCTAAATCACCTCTACGGTTGTGGTGTCGCCATCAATGCTCCGGCAGCAGTGGTGCCCATCCGCACCATTCACAATCTAGCGCTGAATCCGAATTTTGGTGGCGAAGTGATGGTGGTCGGTTTGGGATGTGAAAAACTGCAACCCGAGCGCCTACTGGAAGGGACACCTGATGTGCAGGTCATCTCACTGGATGAAAGCAACATTGTGCGTCTACAGGATGAAAAACACGTTGGTTTCCGTTCCATGGTTGAAGATATTCTGCAAGTGGCTGAAAAACACCTGCAACGCCTGAATATGCGCCAACGGGAAACCTGTCCTGCCTCTGAGTTAGTGGTGGGTATGCAGTGTGGCGGCAGCGATGCTTTCTCTGGCGTGACAGCGAACCCTGCGGTCGGCTATGCCTCTGACTTACTGGTACGTTGCGGTGCGACCGTCATGTTCTCAGAAGTGACCGAAGTCCGTGATGCCATTCATTTGTTAACACCACGGGCCATTAACGAAGATGTCGGCAGAAGATTGCTTGAAGAGATGAAATGGTACGACGATTACCTCGAAACCGGCAAAACTGACCGTAGTGCTAACCCTTCCCCCGGTAACAAGAAAGGTGGACTGGCTAACGTGGTTGAAAAAGCGCTGGGATCGATTGCGAAATCGGGTCGTAGCGCCATTTCTGAAGTGCTCTCGCCGGGCCAACGCCCGACGAAACGCGGCCTGATTTTTGCCGCCACGCCTGCAAGTGATTTCGTCTGCGGCACGCAACAACTGGCTTCAGGTATTACCGTGCAGGTATTCACCACTGGCCGTGGTACCCCCTATGGGCTAGCCGCTGTTCCAGTGATCAAAATGGCCACTCGCACTGATTTGGCGAACCGTTGGCATGATTTGATGGATATTGATGCCGGCACCATTGCGACCGGTGATGCGACAATCGAAGAAGTCGGCCAGCAATTATTTGAATTCATTCTGGATATTGCCAGTGACCGTAAACGCACTTGGTCAGATCAATGGGGGCTACGTAACGCCTTGGCAGTATTTAACCCGGCGCCAGTGACCTAA
- a CDS encoding CdaR family transcriptional regulator, translating to MSVYNLDPRLAQDIVTRTMKIIDTNINVMDGKGRIIGSGDEERLGELHEGALLSLSHGRIVDIDEAVARQLHGVRPGINLPLRLEGEIVGVIGLTGNPGQLRQYGELVCMAAEMMMEQARLVHLLAQDSRLREELVLNLIRTEEISPALIEWAQRLGVDINEPRVVAVVDVDSGQLSVDSAMSELQELQTLLTTPERNNLIAIVSLTEMVVLKPALNSHGRWDAIDHRRRMESLLSRMTERGRLRVRLSLGNFFTGPGSIARSYRTARTTMAVGKQRMPEQRSYYYQDLVLPVLLDSLRGGWQANELALPLAKLRAMDSNGLLRRTLACWFRNNVQPTATAKALFIHRNTLEYRLNRISELTGLDLANFDDRLLLYVALQLGEQE from the coding sequence ATGAGTGTATATAACCTTGACCCACGCTTAGCCCAAGATATCGTCACCCGTACCATGAAAATCATTGATACCAATATCAATGTGATGGATGGAAAAGGGCGGATCATTGGCAGTGGCGATGAAGAACGCCTCGGCGAATTGCATGAGGGGGCGCTATTGTCGCTCTCTCATGGCCGGATCGTTGATATAGACGAAGCTGTCGCTCGCCAACTACACGGTGTGCGGCCGGGGATCAACTTACCTTTGCGCCTTGAGGGGGAGATCGTCGGGGTGATTGGCTTAACCGGTAATCCGGGCCAATTGCGCCAATACGGCGAGCTGGTGTGTATGGCCGCTGAAATGATGATGGAGCAGGCGCGGTTAGTGCATTTGCTGGCGCAAGATAGTCGCTTGCGTGAAGAGCTAGTGCTGAACTTAATCCGTACGGAAGAGATCTCTCCTGCGCTCATTGAATGGGCGCAACGCCTTGGGGTCGATATCAACGAGCCGCGTGTCGTTGCGGTCGTGGATGTCGACAGCGGCCAACTGAGTGTTGATAGTGCGATGTCTGAATTACAGGAACTCCAAACCCTGCTGACGACACCGGAACGCAACAACCTGATTGCGATTGTTTCTCTGACAGAAATGGTGGTGCTCAAACCAGCACTAAACAGCCATGGCCGTTGGGATGCTATCGACCATCGGCGGCGAATGGAATCTCTGCTTTCCCGTATGACGGAGCGGGGCCGCCTTCGGGTACGGCTCTCATTGGGGAATTTCTTCACCGGCCCCGGCAGCATTGCTCGTTCCTATCGTACTGCTCGCACCACGATGGCGGTGGGCAAGCAGCGGATGCCAGAGCAACGCAGCTACTATTATCAGGATTTGGTGCTGCCCGTGTTGCTGGACAGCTTGCGTGGTGGCTGGCAAGCCAATGAGTTAGCGCTGCCATTAGCCAAGTTACGGGCGATGGACAGCAATGGCCTGCTACGCAGGACGCTGGCTTGTTGGTTCCGCAATAACGTGCAACCGACGGCCACCGCCAAAGCACTGTTTATTCACCGTAACACCTTGGAATATCGTCTAAATCGAATCTCCGAACTGACGGGGCTGGATTTGGCGAACTTTGACGATCGTCTCTTGCTGTACGTAGCCTTGCAATTGGGTGAGCAGGAATAA
- a CDS encoding glycerate kinase has product MKIVIAPDSYKESLSALDVAVQIEAGFRTQFPDAQYIKLPVADGGEGTVEAMVAATAGKIIKVDVTGPLGDNVDAFYGISGDEKCAFIEMAAASGLELVPLAQRNPLKTTSYGTGELILHALNKGVKHIIIGIGGSATNDGGAGMVQALGVKLLDKQGQQIGFGGAKLTELATIDISALDPRIEQCQIDVACDVTNPLTGSEGASAIFGPQKGATPDMITQLDEGLLHYASVINRYLDIDVDQVEGAGAAGGLGAALLAFCGATLSPGIDIVTDALGLDALVRDATFVITGEGRIDSQTIHGKVPIGVARVAKRYNKPVIGIAGSLTDDVDVVYEHGLDAVFSVIYTICTLEQALDNAADNVFKTARNIAATLAIGMAAGKA; this is encoded by the coding sequence ATGAAAATTGTCATCGCCCCGGATTCTTATAAAGAAAGTTTATCCGCGCTAGACGTTGCGGTGCAGATTGAAGCGGGTTTCCGTACTCAGTTTCCTGATGCGCAATATATCAAGTTGCCCGTTGCTGATGGTGGCGAAGGTACGGTAGAAGCCATGGTTGCCGCGACTGCCGGTAAAATTATCAAGGTGGATGTGACCGGCCCGTTAGGTGATAACGTGGATGCCTTTTATGGGATATCCGGTGATGAGAAGTGCGCCTTTATTGAGATGGCCGCCGCCAGTGGGCTAGAACTGGTGCCATTGGCGCAGCGCAATCCATTGAAAACCACCTCCTACGGCACCGGCGAACTGATTTTACATGCGCTAAATAAAGGCGTGAAACATATCATCATTGGGATCGGTGGCAGTGCCACCAATGATGGTGGGGCCGGTATGGTACAGGCGCTGGGGGTCAAACTGCTGGATAAGCAAGGCCAACAGATTGGGTTTGGTGGCGCTAAACTGACTGAACTGGCGACCATTGATATCAGCGCGCTCGACCCACGGATTGAGCAGTGCCAAATTGATGTGGCCTGTGATGTCACAAATCCGCTGACAGGCAGTGAAGGAGCCTCGGCTATTTTCGGCCCGCAAAAAGGCGCGACGCCTGACATGATCACACAACTGGATGAAGGGCTGTTGCACTACGCCAGTGTCATCAACCGTTATCTAGATATTGACGTTGATCAGGTCGAAGGCGCAGGGGCTGCTGGTGGATTGGGCGCGGCGCTACTGGCGTTTTGCGGAGCAACGCTGAGCCCTGGCATCGACATTGTGACGGATGCGCTCGGTCTAGACGCCTTGGTTCGTGATGCCACTTTTGTGATTACCGGCGAAGGGCGTATCGACAGCCAAACCATTCATGGCAAAGTGCCGATTGGTGTCGCGAGAGTCGCCAAACGTTATAACAAACCGGTGATTGGCATTGCGGGTAGCCTGACAGATGATGTCGATGTGGTTTATGAACATGGTTTGGATGCCGTATTTAGCGTGATTTACACCATTTGCACTTTAGAGCAGGCCTTAGATAACGCCGCGGATAACGTGTTTAAAACGGCGCGTAACATCGCTGCCACGCTAGCGATTGGTATGGCGGCAGGCAAAGCATAA
- the garR gene encoding 2-hydroxy-3-oxopropionate reductase: MKIGFIGLGIMGKPMSKNLLKAGYSLIVLDRNAAALDELLSAGATAAATPKALAAECDIIITMLPNSPHVKEVVLGENGVIEGAKAGAVVIDMSSIAPLVSREISEALALKQIDMLDAPVSGGEPKAIDGTLSVMVGGDKAVFDKCYDIMKAMGGSVVHTGDIGAGNVTKLANQVVVALNIAAMSEALVLATKAGVNPDLVFQAIRGGLAGSTVLEAKAPMVMDRNFKPGFRIDLHIKDLANALDTSHGVGAQLPLTAAVMEMMQALKADGLGTADHSALACYYEKLAKVEVTR; encoded by the coding sequence ATGAAAATCGGCTTTATTGGTTTAGGGATAATGGGAAAGCCAATGAGTAAAAATCTGCTGAAAGCAGGCTACTCATTAATCGTCCTTGATCGCAATGCAGCGGCACTGGATGAATTGCTCAGTGCAGGTGCTACTGCGGCGGCAACGCCCAAAGCGCTGGCCGCAGAATGCGATATTATTATCACCATGCTCCCGAATTCCCCTCACGTCAAAGAGGTGGTATTGGGTGAGAATGGCGTGATTGAGGGCGCTAAAGCGGGCGCGGTTGTGATTGATATGAGTTCGATTGCCCCGTTGGTCAGCCGTGAAATCAGCGAAGCGCTGGCATTAAAACAGATCGACATGCTAGATGCGCCCGTCAGTGGTGGCGAACCGAAAGCCATTGATGGCACGTTATCGGTGATGGTAGGCGGGGATAAAGCCGTATTCGACAAGTGCTACGACATCATGAAAGCGATGGGCGGCTCGGTTGTCCACACGGGTGATATCGGTGCAGGTAATGTGACCAAACTGGCTAATCAGGTCGTTGTTGCACTGAATATTGCCGCGATGTCTGAAGCGCTGGTGCTGGCGACCAAAGCGGGCGTCAATCCTGATCTGGTCTTCCAAGCCATTCGCGGCGGATTGGCGGGCAGTACCGTATTAGAAGCGAAAGCGCCGATGGTGATGGATCGCAACTTCAAACCGGGCTTCCGCATTGATTTGCACATCAAAGATTTGGCTAACGCTTTGGACACCTCCCACGGTGTCGGCGCACAATTACCGTTGACGGCTGCCGTCATGGAAATGATGCAAGCATTGAAAGCCGATGGATTGGGCACTGCCGACCACAGCGCATTGGCCTGTTATTACGAGAAACTAGCCAAAGTTGAAGTGACACGTTAA
- the garL gene encoding 2-dehydro-3-deoxyglucarate aldolase: MSLQNYPNQFRRNLLQGQILIGCWSALANHISAEVLGLAGFDWLVLDGEHAPNDVTTFIPQLMALKGSNSAPVVRAPCNEPIIIKRLLDIGFYNFLIPFVESEEEAIRAVASTRYPPAGIRGVSVSHRGNNYGTVPDYFATINDNITVLVQIESQQGVDNIDAIAAVDGVDGIFVGPGDLSAALGYLGQPNHPEVQKVIRHIFERAKAHGKPSGILAPVDADARRYLEWGATFVAVGSDLGVFRSATQALCDKFKK; encoded by the coding sequence ATGAGTCTCCAAAATTATCCAAATCAGTTCCGCCGCAACCTACTACAAGGGCAAATCCTGATCGGCTGCTGGAGCGCACTGGCAAATCATATTTCAGCTGAAGTCTTGGGTCTGGCGGGTTTTGATTGGTTGGTATTGGACGGTGAACATGCCCCGAACGATGTCACGACATTCATTCCACAGTTAATGGCGCTGAAAGGCAGTAACAGCGCGCCAGTGGTGCGAGCACCATGTAATGAACCCATTATTATCAAACGTTTATTGGATATCGGCTTCTACAACTTCCTGATTCCTTTTGTTGAAAGCGAAGAAGAAGCGATCCGTGCCGTTGCCTCAACCCGCTATCCGCCAGCCGGTATACGTGGCGTCTCGGTCTCTCATCGTGGCAACAACTACGGCACCGTGCCGGATTACTTCGCCACCATTAACGACAACATTACCGTATTAGTCCAAATCGAAAGCCAGCAAGGGGTCGATAACATTGATGCGATAGCGGCGGTGGATGGCGTGGATGGCATTTTCGTCGGGCCAGGAGATCTCTCGGCAGCGCTGGGGTATTTGGGGCAGCCGAATCACCCAGAAGTACAAAAAGTCATTCGTCATATTTTTGAGCGTGCGAAAGCCCATGGTAAGCCAAGCGGCATTCTGGCACCGGTTGACGCTGATGCCCGCCGCTATCTGGAATGGGGAGCCACCTTCGTTGCCGTCGGCAGTGATTTGGGTGTGTTTCGAAGTGCAACGCAGGCGTTGTGCGACAAATTCAAGAAATAA